The Pseudomonas azadiae genome includes a window with the following:
- a CDS encoding ABC transporter substrate-binding protein, giving the protein MVLNKGATAALFAGLLSVASQAALAAESVNFVSWGGSTQDAQKQAWADPFSKASGITVVQDGPTDYGKLKAMVESGNVQWDVVDVEADFALRAAAEGLLEPLDFSVIQRDKIDPRFVSDHGVGSFFFSFVLGYNEGKLGAGKPQDWSALFDTKTYPGKRALYKWPSPGVLELALLADGVAADKLYPLDLDRAFKKLDTLKKDIVWWGGGAQSQQLLASGEVSMGQFWNGRIHALQEDGAPVGVSWKQNLVMADILVVPKGSKNKAAAMKFLANASSAKGQADFSNLTAYAPVNIDSVQRLDSVLAPNLPTAYAKDQITLDFAYWAKNGPAIATRWNEWLVK; this is encoded by the coding sequence ATGGTGTTGAACAAAGGTGCAACCGCGGCGCTGTTCGCGGGGTTGTTGAGCGTGGCCAGCCAGGCGGCGCTGGCGGCGGAAAGTGTCAACTTCGTCAGCTGGGGCGGCAGCACCCAGGATGCGCAGAAGCAAGCGTGGGCTGACCCGTTCAGCAAAGCCAGCGGCATCACCGTGGTCCAGGACGGTCCCACCGACTACGGCAAACTCAAGGCCATGGTCGAAAGCGGCAACGTGCAGTGGGACGTGGTGGATGTCGAAGCCGACTTCGCCCTGCGCGCCGCCGCCGAAGGCCTGCTCGAGCCCCTCGACTTCTCGGTGATCCAGCGCGACAAGATCGACCCGCGCTTCGTCTCCGACCATGGCGTCGGTTCGTTCTTCTTCTCCTTCGTGCTCGGCTATAACGAAGGCAAGCTCGGCGCCGGCAAACCGCAGGACTGGAGCGCCTTGTTCGACACCAAGACCTACCCCGGCAAACGCGCCCTCTATAAATGGCCAAGCCCAGGCGTGCTGGAACTGGCGCTGCTGGCCGACGGTGTTGCAGCCGACAAGCTCTACCCCCTGGACCTGGACCGCGCCTTCAAAAAACTCGACACCCTCAAGAAAGACATCGTCTGGTGGGGCGGCGGCGCGCAGTCGCAACAGTTGCTGGCGTCCGGTGAAGTCAGCATGGGCCAGTTCTGGAACGGCCGCATCCACGCCTTGCAGGAAGACGGCGCACCGGTGGGCGTGAGCTGGAAGCAGAACCTGGTGATGGCCGACATTCTCGTGGTGCCTAAAGGCTCGAAAAACAAAGCGGCCGCGATGAAGTTCCTGGCCAATGCCAGCAGCGCCAAGGGCCAGGCGGATTTCTCCAACCTGACCGCCTACGCGCCGGTGAACATCGACAGCGTGCAGCGCCTGGATTCGGTCCTGGCGCCCAACCTGCCGACGGCCTATGCAAAGGATCAGATCACTCTCGATTTCGCCTACTGGGCCAAGAACGGTCCGGCCATTGCGACACGGTGGAATGAATGGCTAGTCAAATGA
- a CDS encoding GntR family transcriptional regulator — protein sequence MKRAPLDDSFKVNHNPVTLREIVLEKLRSAIMNFQLLPGDRLVERDLCDRLGVSRTSVREALRHLESEGLVEFADAKGPQVAIITLADAVDIYELRCVLEGLIVQLFTLRAKAKDIKALEKALEENRKALKEGELQQVIDSVQGFYDVLLEGSGNHVAATQLRQLQARISYLRATSVSQQNRRGASNQEMERMVQAIKSGDPLAAHQACVDHVRAAAAVALDYLKRKQEETGKLPEITLPIALKEPRIGH from the coding sequence ATGAAACGCGCGCCCCTCGACGACAGCTTCAAGGTCAATCACAACCCGGTCACCCTGCGCGAAATCGTGCTGGAGAAACTGCGCAGCGCCATCATGAATTTCCAGCTGCTGCCCGGTGACCGCCTGGTGGAGCGCGACCTGTGCGACCGCCTCGGCGTCAGTCGCACGTCGGTGCGCGAAGCCTTGCGCCACCTGGAGTCCGAAGGCCTGGTAGAGTTCGCCGACGCCAAAGGCCCGCAGGTGGCGATCATCACCCTGGCCGATGCCGTCGATATCTATGAACTGCGCTGTGTGCTCGAAGGCTTGATCGTGCAACTGTTCACCCTGCGCGCCAAGGCCAAGGACATCAAGGCCCTGGAAAAAGCCCTCGAGGAAAACCGCAAGGCCCTCAAGGAAGGCGAACTGCAGCAAGTGATCGATTCCGTGCAGGGCTTCTACGACGTGTTGCTCGAAGGCTCCGGCAACCACGTGGCCGCCACCCAGTTGCGCCAGTTGCAGGCGCGTATCAGCTACCTGCGCGCGACCTCGGTGTCCCAGCAGAACCGGCGTGGCGCCAGCAACCAGGAAATGGAACGCATGGTCCAGGCGATCAAGAGCGGTGACCCCCTCGCCGCCCACCAGGCCTGCGTCGACCACGTGCGTGCAGCGGCGGCCGTGGCCCTGGATTACCTCAAGCGCAAACAGGAAGAAACCGGCAAGCTCCCCGAGATCACCCTGCCCATCGCACTCAAAGAACCGCGCATAGGTCACTGA
- a CDS encoding ABC transporter ATP-binding protein, translating to MSAVIQDVRNPGQPLVSLRNLNKYYGDFAAVDNISLDIQDGEFLTFLGSSGSGKSTTLSMLAGFETPSSGEILVSGQSLVNVPPHKRDIGMVFQRYSLFPHLSVRDNIAFPLAIRKLASAEREKRVDAMLKLVQLEQFAHRRPSQLSGGQQQRVAIARALVYEPRILLMDEPLGALDKKLREDLQDELRQLHRRLGITIVYVTHDQEEAMRLSQRIAIFSHGKIVGLGSGFDLYQNPPNAFVASFLGNSNFLKLKAQGNAAASFEGQSLSIRLTSGLRTEQDVLLMVRPEKALALSVEQAAEQPLAAGWNEVSAIVGEVLFLGESQTCAVKTHGGTSMTVKALSAAGMPLKAGDPVRVRWATADACVYTQWTESDLNKAAGAH from the coding sequence ATGAGTGCAGTGATCCAAGATGTGCGCAACCCTGGCCAACCCCTGGTCAGCCTGCGCAACCTGAACAAGTACTACGGCGACTTTGCCGCCGTGGACAACATCTCCCTGGACATCCAGGACGGCGAGTTCCTCACCTTCCTCGGCTCCAGCGGCTCGGGCAAGAGTACCACCCTGTCGATGCTCGCCGGCTTTGAAACGCCGAGCAGCGGCGAGATCCTGGTGAGCGGGCAATCCCTGGTCAACGTGCCGCCGCACAAGCGCGACATCGGCATGGTGTTCCAACGCTACTCGCTGTTCCCGCACTTGTCGGTGCGCGACAACATCGCCTTTCCCCTGGCCATCCGCAAACTGGCCAGCGCCGAACGCGAGAAACGCGTCGACGCCATGCTCAAGCTGGTACAGCTTGAGCAGTTTGCGCATCGCCGCCCTTCGCAACTCTCCGGCGGCCAGCAACAACGCGTCGCCATCGCCCGCGCGCTGGTGTACGAGCCGCGCATCCTGCTGATGGATGAACCCCTGGGCGCCCTCGACAAGAAGCTGCGTGAAGACCTGCAGGACGAACTGCGCCAGTTGCACCGGCGCCTGGGCATCACCATCGTCTACGTGACCCACGACCAGGAAGAAGCCATGCGCCTGTCCCAGCGCATCGCGATTTTCAGCCACGGCAAGATCGTCGGTCTGGGCAGCGGTTTCGACCTGTACCAGAACCCGCCGAACGCGTTTGTCGCGTCGTTCCTCGGCAACTCCAACTTCCTCAAGCTCAAGGCCCAGGGCAATGCGGCGGCGTCCTTCGAAGGCCAGTCGCTGTCAATCCGCCTGACCAGCGGGCTGCGCACCGAGCAGGATGTATTGCTGATGGTGCGCCCGGAAAAGGCCCTGGCGCTGAGCGTCGAACAGGCCGCCGAGCAACCGTTGGCCGCAGGCTGGAATGAAGTGTCGGCGATTGTCGGGGAGGTGTTGTTTCTTGGCGAAAGCCAGACCTGCGCGGTGAAGACCCACGGCGGCACCTCGATGACCGTCAAGGCGCTGTCTGCCGCCGGCATGCCGCTCAAGGCCGGTGACCCGGTGCGGGTGCGCTGGGCGACGGCGGATGCGTGTGTGTATACGCAGTGGACCGAGAGTGATTTGAACAAGGCGGCCGGGGCGCACTGA
- a CDS encoding aldehyde dehydrogenase has protein sequence MTLARFQMCIGGEWVDALSGKTFDSLNPALAEPWAQLPDADEADVDRAVQAAQTAFESPAWRGLTATARGKLLRRLGDLIAQNTEQLAQLESRDNGKLIRETRGQVSYLPEFFHYTAGLADKLEGGTLPLDKPDLFAYTVHEAMGVVAAIIPWNSPLYLTAIKLAPALAAGNTIVIKPSEHASATILELARLALEAGIPPGVVNVVTGYGPSTGAALTRHPLVRKIAFTGGAATARHVVRSSAENFAKLSLELGGKSPNIIFADADLDSAINGAIAGIYAASGQSCVSGSRLLVQDEIYDEFVERLVQRAERIRIGNPQDDASEMGPMATAQQLAVVEGLVADAIAEGARLRTGGKRPQNLGAGWFYEPTLFECDTNSMKIMQEEVFGPVASVIRFKDEAQALAIANDSQFGLAAGIWTRDLGRAHRLARDVRSGIIWVNTYRAVSAMAPIGGFKNSGYGRESGIDSVLAYTELKTVWINLSQAPMPDPFVMR, from the coding sequence ATGACACTCGCACGCTTCCAGATGTGCATCGGCGGTGAATGGGTCGATGCCCTGTCCGGCAAGACTTTCGACAGCCTCAACCCTGCCCTGGCCGAACCCTGGGCGCAACTGCCCGATGCCGATGAAGCCGACGTGGACCGCGCCGTACAGGCCGCGCAAACAGCTTTCGAAAGCCCGGCCTGGCGTGGCCTCACCGCCACCGCACGGGGCAAGTTACTGCGCCGCCTGGGTGATTTGATCGCCCAGAACACCGAGCAACTGGCGCAACTGGAAAGCCGCGACAACGGCAAGCTGATCCGCGAAACCCGCGGCCAGGTCAGCTACCTGCCGGAGTTCTTCCACTACACCGCAGGCCTGGCCGACAAGCTCGAAGGCGGCACCTTGCCGCTGGACAAACCGGACCTGTTCGCCTACACGGTCCACGAAGCCATGGGCGTGGTTGCCGCGATCATTCCGTGGAACAGCCCGCTGTACCTGACCGCGATCAAGCTCGCGCCGGCGCTCGCGGCGGGCAATACCATCGTGATCAAACCGTCAGAGCACGCTTCGGCGACCATTTTGGAACTGGCGCGCCTGGCCCTCGAAGCCGGGATTCCACCGGGCGTGGTCAACGTGGTGACCGGCTACGGCCCGAGTACCGGCGCCGCCCTCACCCGCCACCCACTGGTGCGCAAAATCGCCTTCACCGGCGGCGCGGCCACCGCAAGGCATGTGGTGCGCAGCAGCGCGGAGAACTTCGCCAAGCTGTCGCTGGAGCTGGGCGGTAAGTCGCCGAATATCATTTTTGCCGACGCCGACCTCGACAGCGCCATCAACGGTGCGATTGCCGGCATCTATGCCGCGTCCGGGCAAAGCTGCGTGTCGGGCTCGCGCTTGCTGGTGCAGGATGAAATCTACGACGAATTTGTGGAGCGCCTGGTGCAGCGCGCCGAGCGCATCCGCATCGGCAACCCCCAGGACGATGCCAGCGAAATGGGCCCCATGGCCACCGCCCAGCAACTGGCCGTGGTCGAAGGCCTGGTGGCGGATGCCATCGCCGAAGGCGCACGCCTGCGCACCGGCGGCAAGCGCCCGCAGAACCTCGGTGCAGGCTGGTTCTATGAGCCGACGTTGTTCGAGTGCGACACCAACTCGATGAAAATCATGCAGGAAGAAGTTTTCGGCCCAGTGGCTTCGGTGATCCGTTTCAAGGACGAGGCCCAAGCGCTGGCGATTGCCAACGACTCGCAGTTCGGCCTCGCCGCCGGCATCTGGACCCGCGACCTGGGCCGCGCCCATCGACTGGCCCGGGACGTGCGCTCGGGGATCATCTGGGTCAACACCTACCGCGCCGTCTCGGCCATGGCGCCCATCGGCGGCTTCAAGAACAGCGGCTACGGGCGCGAAAGCGGCATCGATTCGGTGCTGGCCTACACCGAGCTGAAGACGGTGTGGATCAACTTGTCCCAGGCGCCCATGCCTGATCCCTTTGTGATGCGTTAA
- a CDS encoding alpha/beta fold hydrolase has product MIRLTAERTPAGTSYLATGQGQPVVLIHGVGLNKEMWGGQVVGLATHYHVISYDMLGHGASPRPAVGTPLLGYADQLLELLDHLQLAQATVIGFSMGGLVARAFALHYPDRLKSLVVLNSVFNRSPEQRAAVIARTAQAAEHGPDANAQAALSRWFSREYQAANPAQIAALRQTLAGNDPQGYLTTYELFATQDMYRADDLKGLRAPTLVATGELDPGSTPEMARQLADRIPGATVAVLAEQRHMMPVESPRMVNSLLLGFLNTVYAQNTPIKGIVA; this is encoded by the coding sequence ATGATTCGGCTCACCGCTGAACGCACCCCGGCCGGCACCAGTTATCTGGCGACCGGCCAAGGCCAGCCTGTGGTTTTGATCCACGGCGTGGGCCTGAATAAAGAAATGTGGGGCGGGCAAGTCGTTGGCCTGGCCACCCATTACCACGTGATCAGCTATGACATGCTCGGCCATGGCGCCAGCCCGCGCCCGGCCGTCGGCACGCCGTTGCTCGGCTATGCGGACCAGTTGCTGGAACTGCTCGACCACCTGCAACTGGCCCAGGCCACGGTGATCGGGTTTTCCATGGGCGGCCTGGTCGCACGGGCGTTTGCCCTGCATTACCCCGACCGTCTCAAAAGCCTGGTGGTGCTCAACAGTGTGTTCAACCGCAGTCCCGAACAGCGTGCTGCTGTGATTGCGCGCACGGCCCAGGCTGCCGAGCACGGGCCGGATGCCAATGCCCAAGCGGCGCTGTCGCGCTGGTTCAGCCGTGAATACCAGGCGGCCAACCCGGCGCAGATCGCCGCGCTGCGCCAGACCCTGGCGGGCAATGACCCCCAGGGCTACCTCACCACCTATGAGCTGTTTGCCACCCAGGACATGTACCGCGCCGATGACCTCAAGGGCCTGCGCGCGCCCACCCTGGTCGCCACCGGCGAACTGGACCCCGGCTCAACGCCGGAAATGGCCCGGCAACTGGCCGACCGCATTCCCGGTGCCACGGTTGCGGTGCTGGCCGAGCAACGGCATATGATGCCGGTGGAATCACCTCGCATGGTCAACAGCCTGCTGCTGGGGTTTCTGAATACCGTGTACGCCCAAAACACTCCAATAAAGGGGATCGTTGCATGA
- a CDS encoding NUDIX hydrolase has product MPSPSFCPTCGGHDLGHQLPPGDTHERLMCRGCGYIHYINPKIIAGCIIEQDGKYLLCQRAIPPRPGTWTLPAGFMEGGETTEEAALREVWEESGVRAEIVSPYSIFSVPRISEVYIIFRAIALEITGQFGPETLAYTFFAPEDIPWDSIYYPAIRQILERYIEERQAGVYGMYMGNDDSGKIHFMR; this is encoded by the coding sequence GTGCCCAGCCCCAGCTTCTGCCCGACCTGCGGCGGCCATGACCTCGGTCACCAGCTGCCACCGGGCGACACCCACGAGCGCCTGATGTGCCGGGGCTGCGGCTATATCCACTACATCAACCCCAAGATTATCGCCGGCTGCATCATCGAGCAGGACGGCAAGTACCTGCTGTGCCAGCGCGCAATCCCCCCGCGCCCCGGCACCTGGACGCTGCCGGCCGGCTTCATGGAAGGTGGCGAAACCACCGAAGAAGCGGCGTTGCGCGAAGTCTGGGAAGAGAGCGGCGTGCGCGCCGAGATCGTGTCGCCCTACTCGATCTTCAGCGTGCCCAGAATCAGCGAGGTGTACATCATCTTCCGCGCCATCGCGCTGGAGATCACCGGCCAGTTCGGGCCGGAAACCCTGGCCTACACATTCTTCGCCCCCGAGGACATCCCTTGGGACAGTATCTACTACCCGGCGATCCGGCAGATCCTTGAACGTTACATCGAGGAACGCCAGGCGGGAGTGTATGGCATGTACATGGGGAATGATGACAGCGGCAAGATTCACTTCATGCGCTGA
- a CDS encoding DUF1330 domain-containing protein yields MKAYWIAHVDVADAEQYTQYTSRAPAAFAKFGGRFLARGGRSEALEGGPARQRNVVIEFDSYEQAVACYASVEYQEAKAQREGVAQAQIIIVEGLAP; encoded by the coding sequence ATGAAGGCTTACTGGATTGCCCATGTCGATGTGGCGGATGCCGAGCAATACACGCAGTACACGAGCCGTGCGCCAGCGGCGTTCGCCAAGTTTGGCGGGCGCTTTCTGGCCAGGGGCGGGCGCAGCGAGGCACTGGAAGGTGGGCCGGCGCGGCAGCGCAACGTGGTGATTGAGTTTGATAGCTACGAGCAGGCGGTGGCGTGCTACGCGTCTGTGGAATATCAAGAGGCAAAGGCGCAACGGGAAGGCGTGGCGCAGGCGCAGATCATTATCGTGGAAGGGCTGGCGCCTTAG
- a CDS encoding flavin reductase family protein, with protein MIEPGIYKDVMSSFPSGVTVVTTLDPDGGIVGITASAFSALSIEPALVLFCPNYASDTYPVLRDSKRFAIHLLSADQTAEAYAFASKGKEKAKGIEWHLSELGNPLLANATAIIECELWREYDGGDHAIIVGAVKNLILPAQPVTPMIYHKGKLGPLPTLA; from the coding sequence ATGATCGAACCCGGCATTTACAAAGACGTCATGAGCTCGTTCCCTTCGGGCGTCACGGTGGTCACCACCCTCGACCCGGACGGCGGCATCGTCGGCATCACCGCCAGCGCATTCAGTGCGCTGTCGATCGAGCCGGCCCTGGTGCTGTTCTGCCCCAACTACGCGTCGGACACTTACCCGGTCCTGCGCGACAGCAAGCGCTTCGCGATCCACCTGCTGTCCGCCGACCAGACCGCCGAAGCCTATGCCTTCGCCAGCAAAGGCAAGGAAAAGGCCAAGGGCATCGAATGGCACCTCAGCGAATTGGGCAACCCGCTGCTGGCCAACGCCACGGCCATCATCGAGTGCGAGCTGTGGCGCGAATACGACGGCGGTGACCACGCGATCATTGTCGGCGCGGTGAAGAACCTGATCCTGCCCGCGCAGCCGGTCACACCGATGATCTACCACAAGGGCAAGCTGGGCCCGCTGCCGACCCTGGCCTGA
- the ribBA gene encoding bifunctional 3,4-dihydroxy-2-butanone-4-phosphate synthase/GTP cyclohydrolase II, with translation MPFNSIADIIEDYRQGKMVLLVDDEDRENEGDLLLPAACCTAETISFMAREARGLICLTLTDEHCQRLGLEQMVPSNGSVFSTAFTVSIEAATGVTTGISAADRARTVAAAVDINAGPADIVQPGHIFPLRAKDGGVLTRAGHTEAGCDLARLAGHTPASVIVEVMNDDGTMARRPELEAFAHKHGIKIGTIADLIHYRLSTERTVVRIGERDLPTVHGTFRLITFEDRIDGGVHMAMVMGQLRRDEPALVRVHVIDPLRDLVGADYSGPSNWTLWAALQRVAAEGSGVVVVLANHESSQALLERVPQLTQAPRQFSRSQSRIYSEVGTGAQILQDLGVGKLRHLGPPLKYAGLTGYDLEVVESIPFI, from the coding sequence ATGCCCTTCAACAGCATCGCAGACATCATCGAAGACTACCGCCAGGGCAAGATGGTGTTGCTGGTGGACGACGAAGACCGGGAAAACGAAGGCGACTTGTTGCTACCCGCAGCGTGCTGCACCGCCGAGACTATCAGTTTCATGGCCCGCGAAGCCCGTGGCCTGATCTGCCTGACGCTCACCGACGAACACTGCCAACGCCTGGGCCTGGAACAGATGGTGCCCAGCAACGGCAGCGTGTTCAGCACCGCGTTTACCGTGTCCATCGAAGCCGCCACCGGCGTCACCACCGGCATCTCCGCGGCCGACCGCGCACGCACCGTGGCGGCGGCCGTCGACATCAACGCCGGCCCCGCCGACATCGTGCAGCCGGGGCATATCTTCCCGCTGCGTGCCAAGGATGGCGGCGTGCTGACCCGCGCCGGCCACACCGAAGCCGGTTGCGACCTGGCGCGCCTGGCCGGGCACACACCGGCCTCGGTGATCGTCGAAGTGATGAACGATGACGGCACCATGGCCCGCCGCCCCGAGCTGGAAGCCTTTGCCCACAAGCACGGGATCAAGATCGGCACCATCGCCGACCTGATCCACTACCGTCTCAGCACCGAACGCACCGTGGTGCGCATCGGCGAACGCGACCTGCCCACGGTGCACGGCACCTTCCGCCTGATCACCTTTGAAGACCGCATCGACGGCGGCGTGCACATGGCCATGGTCATGGGCCAACTGCGCCGCGATGAACCGGCGCTGGTGCGTGTGCATGTGATCGACCCACTGCGCGACCTGGTCGGCGCCGATTACAGTGGCCCCTCCAACTGGACCTTGTGGGCCGCCCTGCAACGCGTGGCGGCAGAAGGCAGCGGCGTGGTGGTGGTGCTGGCCAACCATGAGTCGTCCCAGGCATTGCTGGAGCGCGTACCGCAGTTGACCCAGGCACCGCGTCAGTTCAGCCGGTCGCAGTCGCGGATTTATTCGGAAGTCGGCACCGGGGCGCAGATATTGCAGGACCTGGGCGTTGGCAAGCTGCGTCACCTCGGACCACCGTTGAAATACGCAGGCTTGACCGGTTACGACCTGGAAGTCGTGGAAAGCATCCCCTTCATCTGA
- a CDS encoding ABC transporter permease: protein MLLTPNAMSRRMRLGLYTTTGLIGLFLLLPIVFIVLLSFGSSQWLVFPPPGWTLKWYGQFFSNPDWMNAAMASLKVAVLTTIFAVALGLPTAFALVRGRFPGRELLYGLFTLPMIVPLVIIAVAVYALFLKLGYTGTMFAFVVSHVIVALPFTIISIINSLKLFDQSIEDAAVICGASRLQAVFKVTFPAIRPGMVAGALFAFLVSWDEVVLSVMMASPTLQTLPVKMWTTLRQDLTPVIAVASTLLIGLSVLVMVIAAALRRRTEPSA, encoded by the coding sequence ATGCTCCTGACCCCCAACGCCATGAGCCGCAGGATGCGCCTGGGACTGTACACCACCACCGGTTTGATTGGCCTGTTCCTGCTCCTGCCGATCGTGTTTATCGTGCTGCTGTCGTTCGGCTCGTCGCAATGGCTGGTGTTCCCGCCGCCCGGTTGGACGCTGAAATGGTACGGCCAGTTCTTCTCCAACCCCGACTGGATGAACGCGGCGATGGCCAGCCTCAAGGTGGCGGTGCTGACCACGATTTTCGCCGTCGCGCTGGGGCTGCCGACAGCCTTTGCCCTGGTGCGCGGGCGCTTCCCCGGCCGCGAGCTGCTCTACGGCCTGTTCACCCTGCCGATGATCGTGCCGCTGGTGATCATCGCCGTGGCGGTGTACGCGCTGTTCCTCAAGCTCGGCTACACCGGCACGATGTTCGCCTTTGTGGTCAGCCATGTGATCGTCGCGCTGCCGTTCACCATCATCTCGATCATCAACTCGCTGAAGCTGTTCGACCAGTCGATTGAAGACGCCGCGGTGATCTGCGGCGCCTCGCGCTTGCAGGCGGTGTTCAAGGTGACCTTCCCGGCAATTCGCCCAGGGATGGTGGCCGGTGCGCTGTTCGCCTTTCTCGTCTCGTGGGACGAAGTGGTGCTCAGCGTGATGATGGCCAGCCCGACCCTGCAAACCCTTCCCGTGAAAATGTGGACCACCCTGCGCCAGGACCTGACGCCTGTGATCGCCGTCGCCTCGACGTTGCTGATCGGCCTGTCGGTACTGGTCATGGTGATTGCCGCCGCCCTTCGTCGGCGCACCGAACCGAGCGCCTAA
- a CDS encoding ABC transporter permease, which yields MASQMKMTATTPTGGALGASGAVGAKAGAPSLAQRWRGSSNLIPALLFLGLFFLAPLIGLLLRGVLEPVPGLGNYEQLFANSAYARVLLNTFSVAGLVTLFSLLLGFPLAWAITLVPRGWGRWILNIVLLSMWTSLLARTYSWLVLLQASGVINKALMAMGIIDQPLEMVHNLTGVVIGMSYIMIPFIVLPLQATMQAIDPMILQAGSICGASPWTNFFRVFLPLCRPGLFSGGLMVFVMSLGYYVTPALLGGAQNMMLPEFIIQQVQSFLNWGLASAGAALLIFITLVLFYFYLKLQPESPVGASNAR from the coding sequence ATGGCTAGTCAAATGAAAATGACGGCAACCACGCCGACCGGAGGCGCCCTCGGCGCCTCTGGTGCAGTTGGCGCCAAGGCCGGGGCGCCGTCCCTGGCGCAGCGTTGGCGCGGGTCGAGCAACCTGATTCCGGCGCTGCTGTTCCTCGGCCTGTTCTTCCTGGCGCCGCTGATCGGCCTGCTGCTGCGCGGCGTGCTGGAGCCGGTGCCGGGCCTTGGCAACTACGAACAGCTGTTCGCCAACTCGGCGTATGCGCGGGTGCTGCTTAATACCTTTTCGGTGGCCGGCCTGGTGACCCTGTTCAGCCTGCTGCTGGGCTTTCCGCTGGCCTGGGCGATTACCCTGGTGCCGCGCGGCTGGGGCCGCTGGATCCTGAATATCGTGCTGTTGTCGATGTGGACCAGCCTGCTCGCCCGCACCTATTCCTGGCTGGTATTGCTGCAAGCCTCGGGAGTGATCAACAAGGCGCTGATGGCCATGGGCATCATCGATCAACCGCTGGAAATGGTGCATAACCTCACCGGCGTGGTGATCGGCATGAGCTACATCATGATTCCGTTCATCGTGTTGCCGCTGCAGGCGACCATGCAGGCCATCGACCCGATGATCCTGCAGGCCGGTTCCATCTGTGGCGCCAGCCCATGGACCAACTTCTTCCGGGTGTTCCTGCCGCTGTGCCGGCCGGGGTTGTTTTCCGGCGGGTTGATGGTGTTTGTGATGTCCCTCGGTTACTACGTCACCCCCGCCCTGTTGGGCGGTGCGCAGAACATGATGCTGCCCGAGTTCATCATTCAGCAGGTGCAATCGTTCCTCAATTGGGGCCTGGCCAGTGCCGGTGCGGCATTGCTGATTTTCATCACGCTGGTGCTGTTCTACTTCTACCTGAAGCTCCAGCCGGAATCTCCGGTTGGCGCCAGCAACGCGAGGTAA
- a CDS encoding carboxymuconolactone decarboxylase family protein: protein MSNEKYEQGLKIRTQVLGDAYVRRSIDKADDFTRPLQELVTEYCWGHVWGREGLSLKERSMINLAMISALNRPHELKLHVRGALRNGLSREQIREILLQVGIYCGVPAAVDSFRLAREAFAEADAEASS, encoded by the coding sequence ATGAGCAACGAAAAATATGAACAGGGCCTGAAAATTCGTACGCAGGTATTGGGTGACGCCTACGTACGGCGTTCAATCGACAAGGCCGATGACTTCACCCGGCCGCTGCAGGAGCTGGTCACCGAGTACTGCTGGGGCCATGTGTGGGGCCGGGAGGGTTTGTCGCTTAAAGAACGCAGCATGATAAACTTGGCAATGATTTCGGCCCTCAATCGGCCTCACGAACTCAAGCTGCACGTGCGCGGCGCCTTGCGCAACGGGCTGAGTCGTGAACAAATACGCGAAATTCTGCTTCAGGTCGGCATTTACTGCGGAGTTCCCGCTGCCGTGGACAGCTTCCGGCTGGCCCGTGAAGCCTTCGCCGAAGCCGATGCCGAGGCCTCCAGTTAA